The following coding sequences are from one Capsicum annuum cultivar UCD-10X-F1 chromosome 3, UCD10Xv1.1, whole genome shotgun sequence window:
- the LOC107865519 gene encoding primary amine oxidase 2-like, protein MPLFSKISHLFLLLFVSTLSSSSSPFGYNHPLDSLTLSELTQVKTIVKKSYLLINVTFHYVGLNEPEKPLVLSWISINHPTKNPPREAIVITQIDQKTHEIIVDLSSDSILSDKIYDGHGYPMLTSQEQNVAEKLPFTYQPFISSIEKRGLRLKEVVCQSSTVGWYGEKRKSNRMIKLIYYYLDGMVNLYMRPIEGITIVVGLDQMKIASYLDRLMVPVPKADGTDYIEPKPRARSNLQLDGKRIMQPDGPTFTLDGNAVRWADWKFHVDYDMRAGIIISLASIFDDDKGEFRSVLYRGFISEVFVPYMDLSEDWYDRTFFDAGEFGFCLSAVELQASKECPENAKFLDGYSIYQDGTPGKMPNVICIFEHYAGDIMWRHTELAIPGEVVNQLLQIEKVKPAVSLVVRMVSTVGNYDYITDYEFKQSGSIKVTVGLTGMLEVRGSMYTHNDQITEEAYGTLVAENTLGAYRDHFLTFHLDLYVDGLYTDQSHNDTLAMWILMDREIDNKDIVLRYTLGVHHVPKQEDFPVMPTLSTSLELRPANFFQHNPFLY, encoded by the exons ATGCCTTTGTTTTCCAAGATTTCCCATCTCTTCTTATTGCTCTTTGTTAGTACATTATCATCCTCATCATCTCCCTTTGGTTACAACCATCCATTGGACTCTCTCACTCTATCTGAACTAACTCAAGTAAAAACCATAGTCAAAAAGTCCTATCTTTTAATCAATGTAACCTTTCATTACGTTGGCCTAAATGAACCTGAGAAACCATTAGTCCTTTCATGGATATCAATCAATCATCCCACCAAGAATCCACCTCGCGAAGCTATTGTTATCACTCAAATTGATCAAAAAACACATGAAATCATCGTAGACTTATCGAGTGATTCAATTTTATCAGATAAGATCTATGATGGGCATGGCTATCCTATGCTTACCTCTCAAGAACAGAACGTTGCCGAAAAGTTACCGTTTACATATCAACCATTTATATCCTCCATTGAAAAGAGGGGGCTAAGGCTAAAAGAAGTGGTGTGCCAAAGCTCCACTGTTGGATGGTATGGAGAGAAAAGGAAGAGTAATAGAATGATTAAACTCATTTACTATTACTTAGATGGCATGGTTAATCTTTATATGAGACCTATTGAGGGAATTACAATTGTTGTTGGTCTTGATCAAATGAAAATCGCGAGTTACCTTGATCGTTTGATGGTTCCAGTCCCCAAAGCTGATGGAACAGATTACATTGAACCAAAGCCGAGGGCTCGCTCCAATTTGCAACTAGATGGAAAAAGAATAATGCAGCCTGATGGACCAACTTTTACTCTAGATGGAAACGCAGTGAG GTGGGCTGACTGGAAGTTCCACGTGGATTACGATATGAGAGCAGGAATAATCATATCACTAGCATCGATCTTTGACGATGACAAGGGAGAATTCAGAAGTGTCTTGTACAGAGGATTTATATCAGAAGTTTTTGTGCCATACATGGATTTGAGTGAAGACTGGTATGATAGGACCTTTTTTGATGCAGGTGAATTTGGATTCTGTCTTTCTGCTGTAGAGCTTCAAGCATCAAAAGAATGTCCGGAGAATGCAAAGTTTCTTGATGGATATTCTATCTATCAGGATGGTACTCCAGGAAAAATGCCTAATGTAATTTGTATATTCGAACATTATGCTGGAGATATCATGTGGCGCCATACCGAGCTTGCAATTCCCGGAGAAGTGGTAAATCAACTT CTGCAGATAGAGAAAGTTAAACCAGCGGTGAGCCTGGTGGTACGAATGGTGTCAACTGTAGGGAACTATGATTACATTACTGACTATGAGTTCAAGCAAAGTGGCAGCATCAAAGTCACT GTTGGCTTAACTGGTATGCTTGAAGTAAGGGGATCGATGTACACTCACAACGACCAGATAACGGAAGAAGCCTACGGTACACTAGTAGCAGAAAACACTTTAGGTGCATATCGTGATCATTTTTTAACCTTTCACCTTGATTTATACGTGGACG GATTATATACTGATCAAAGCCATAATGATACATTAGCCATGTGGATCCTCAT